In Brienomyrus brachyistius isolate T26 chromosome 14, BBRACH_0.4, whole genome shotgun sequence, the following proteins share a genomic window:
- the dio3a gene encoding iodothyronine deiodinase 3a: MQQSVGVQTVKTLKNIAVCLILLPRFLMAALMLWLLDFLCIRKKVLLRMREQEASPDDPALCVSDSNRMFSWESLKAVWHGHKLDFFKTAHLGYIAPNTEVVQLGDRSRSCILDFAKGKRPLILNFGSCTUPPFMTRLKAFQRVVSQYADIADFLLVYIEEAHPSDGWVSSDAPYQIPKHRCLEDRLKAAQLMKLEVPGCVVVADNMDNSSNAAYGAYFDRLYIIQDAKVVYQGGRGPEAYKISELRNWLDRYRNSVKNSRTVVIHV; the protein is encoded by the coding sequence ATGCAACAATCTGTCGGCGTCCAAACTGTCAAGACACTGAAAAATATAGCCGTCTGTTTGATACTGCTGCCTCGTTTTCTCATGGCAGCGCTCATGCTGTGGTTGCTTGATTTTCTATGCATAAGGAAGAAGGTGTTACTCAGAATGAGAGAGCAAGAAGCGAGCCCTGACGACCCTGCACTGTGCGTCTCCGACTCCAATCGAATGTTCAGCTGGGAGTCCCTAAAGGCAGTCTGGCACGGCCACAAATTGGACTTCTTTAAAACGGCCCATCTCGGATATATAGCGCCGAATACAGAAGTTGTACAGCTCGGGGACCGGAGCAGAAGCTGTATACTTGACTTCGCGAAAGGGAAGCGGCCACTCATCTTAAACTTTGGTAGCTGTACCTGACCGCCGTTCATGACACGCCTGAAGGCGTTCCAGCGGGTCGTCAGCCAATACGCTGACATTGCAGACTTTCTTCTTGTATATATCGAGGAAGCGCATCCGTCAGATGGATGGGTGAGCTCTGATGCTCCTTACCAAATCCCCAAGCACCGCTGTCTGGAAGACAGACTGAAAGCAGCTCAGCTAATGAAGCTGGAAGTCCCTGGATGTGTCGTTGTTGCTGATAACATGGACAATTCGTCGAATGCGGCGTATGGAGCATATTTTGATAGACTTTACATAATTCAAGATGCGAAGGTTGTCTATCAGGGTGGGAGAGGACCAGAGGCATACAAGATCTCCGAACTGAGAAACTGGCTTGACCGATACAGGAACAGTGTTAAGAATTCCAGGACTGTGGTGATCCATGTGTAA